In Atribacterota bacterium, the genomic window GTGACCATCCATTTGTGCGCCCGGTTTTTGAAGTTAATTCTGAGGGCCTCATCCAGGTTTTGGTTCGCCTCAACCAGGGGATTGACTTTGCCGGTAATCCTCTGGGTCAAGCCACCAATTTTACCATTGGGGTGGCCCTGAACCCGGGGCTTTAGACCTGGAGGTGGAAATGGAACGCTTGAAAAGAAAAATTGACTGTGGTGCGCATTTCATCCTCACCCAGCCCATATACGACTCGGAGGTGTTGGAACGTTTCCTGGACCGTTTTCCGGGAACACTTCCTCCGATTTTGGGGGGTATTCTTCCTCTTCGTTCTGCCCGCCATGCTGAATTCCTCCACCATGAAGTCCCGGGGATCACCATTCCTGACCATTACCGTCTCCGCATGGCTCAGGCGTCGGATCCCAAAAGCGAGGGTATCGCCATTGCCTGTGAAATCGTGGATCGCATTCACGATTTTGTGGCGGGTATTTATTTCATGCCCCCTTTTGAACGGTACGATATGGTCATTGAAGTCATCAAATCCTTTTCAAAGGAGGTATGAGAGTATGCTTGAATGGTCGGGACGGTATGCGATTGGCGTTTCAGAAATTGACCGTCAGCATCGGGAACTTTTCCAGACCATGAACCGCTTGCTCAACGCCTGTTCTCAGGGATCTGGTAAGGATGTTCTTCCCGAAGTTTTTGACTTTTTGGGTCGTTATGTCGTTGAGCACTTTGCCACCGAGGAACGCTATATGGAACAGTATGATTATCCGGCTCTCCCCATGCACCGAAAAATCCACCAGGATTTTGTCAAGACCTTTCTTGGTTTCCGAGAGAAAGCCGAAGCCGAAGGCCCAGGTCTGGGTCTTGTGGTCCAGGTGAATCAGGTGCTCGTGGATTGGCTTAAAAACCATATCCTCAACGTTGACCAGGAAATGGGAAAGTTTCTGCAGAAAAAGCTGTCTCATCCGTAACTTGGGTTTTTCCCTGGCGGCAATGCAGGGTGGAACAATACTTGGATTCGCGTCCTGCGTCGTGATCCAATCATACTGGCTGTGCTGTACTCAAAATCAACGGGAAAACCGAAGGGAGACCTTCATTGGGGAAGAAGGGACCTCTTTTTTACCTTTTCCTGGTACATCAGAGCGTCGGCTTTGTGAAGGAGAGACGAGAGGTTATCACCGAGAGTGTACTGTACGAGGCCGAAGCTGATGTCGAGGGGAAGACCATGACGTTTTCCTATGGTCTTAAAGAGGGTTCGGATTCGCTTGATGGCGTTTTCGGCTTCATTGGTTGCAATGTCAGGAAAGAAAATCATAAATTCATCGCCTCCAAATCGAGCGATGGTATCAATTTCACGAATACTGGCACCAATCTCGGTAATCACTTCTTTCAGTAACTCATCGCCTTTCATGTGTCCTAGGGTGTCGTTCGCCATTTTGAATTGATCAAGGTCAAAGAACAACAGAGAAAAGGTCCTTCTAAAACGTTCAGCACGTTTAATTTCCTGAGCCAACATTTCCGTAGAAGCGCGGTGGTTATAAACACCGGTAAGGGGTCAGTGTTTGCCAGGCGTTTCACTTCTTCGGTTAATTGCCGGTAAAGGGTCACATCATGGGCATGGTGGAGGTAAAGATCGCTTCCGAAGGGTACTTAGAAAACGTCAAAAGCGCGTTCCTGCCACTCGATTTCAGCGCGGACTGTTTCTCCTTTTGCCAGAGCTTCGTCGGTCCGGCAAAAGATACACTTCATCCTCGAATGGACTTTTCCGGCTAAGGCTAATTCCCGATCGTTTTCGGGAAGTGCTAATCCCCCATGAATGGCTAAAAAACAGAAATCGCCCGCTTTTGTTTTCCAGTCCCGTTCGGCAGCTCGATTCTGAATGAGAATCCGGCGTTGCCGGTCAATAATCCAGGCGGAGGCAGGGATGCCTTCCAGGAAAAGCGCTACAAGGTACATGAAGGTCCCGAGAACACAGAGAAAATCGAAAGGGCCATCTTGGAGGATGGCATGGAGAAGGTGTGTTTCCGAAACGTAGTGGGGTATGAACCCTTTCTGACGCATACAGTCAGCGAGTGCTTGGTTCTTTTCACCGGAAAGAAGAACCTTGCGCAGTGGACCATGGGGTCTTTGTGGGGTGTTCATCTTTCTGCCTCCTCGATGATTTTGATGAACGTATCGACCACCAGAGGGTCAAACTGAGTTCCGGCAAAGCGCTGGAGTTCGACCAGCGCTTCTTCTTCGGTCATGGGAGGCTTATAGGGACGGCCGGAACGCATGACATCGTAGGCATCCACAACAGCCAGAATCCTGGCCAGTAACGGAATTTCTTCGCCCCGCAACCCCCTGGGGTATCCGGTGCCATCGTAGCGTTCGTGGTGGGCAAGGATGGCTGGGGCAATGGGAGCAAGGTCCGGTGAGGCCTGGGCGATACGAAAGCCTACTTCAGGGTGGCGCTTGACGATTTCCCATTCTTCGGGGGTAAGAGGACCAGGTTTATCAAGGATGGCCCGTGGAATGGCAATCTTTCCCAAGTCGTGGAGCTGTGCCAGGAACTCCAGTTCCTCTAGATCTTTTTCAGGAAGATGGAGTGTTTCCCCCAGGAGCCGGGCTAATTTCACCATTCTCCGGGCGTGGATCTCGGTTTCCTGGGTTGTTTCCCGCAAGGAGCGGATGGTGAGGTTGAGGATGGCCGAGTGGGCGCTCTGGGTTTCGGTGAGTTTACGAAGGTGTAGCCACTGTTCAGCCCGGGACAGAACCTGTTCGAATGGTTCACTTCCGTCTTCCCAGAGAGACCATCCTATCGAAAGACTCAAGGGAACTCCCTGCAGGTGGATATTGCCCAAACCGGCCCGTAAGGTATGGCTCAGGTCACGAAGAAGCGTTTCTGAAGCTTTGGGAATGAGGCTCAAAAACTCATCACTTCCAAAGCGAAACAGTAGAGCCTGTTTGGGCATTAAATCCTGTAAGAGCAAGGCAGTGGAGGAGAGCAGTTCATCGCCCCGTTTCTGACCGAAGGCATCGTTCACCAGGCGCAGGCCATTGATATCACAGAGGATAAGACCCACAGGGTAGGAAAGGGATTCACTCTCCAGAAGATTTTCCAGAAATTGTCGATTGTAGAGACCGGTTAGTGAATCGTGAGTGACCATATATTCCAGGCGTTCTCGAGCGAGTTCGCGGGTAGTGACATCCTGGATAAACCCCTCTAAGTACTGCACGGTTTCCCCGGCAAAGATTCCCGCACCCCATTCTTCCACAAAGCGCCAGCTTCCGTCCCGGTGACGCAGACGGTACACAAGGTGAAAAGGCTTTTTGGTTTCCAGAGCCTGGGTGATACGCTTTTCCATTTCTGGAATATCTTCAGGATGGCAGAGCGTAGCGTAGGTGATTCGACCCGCTAGGAATTCCTCCTTGGGATACCCGGTGAGGTCTTCGATATGGTCGTTGAGGTAGTGCATCGTCCAGGGCAAAGAGGGAGCGCACAAGTACACCACCCCGGGAATGTTTTCCACTAAGAGTTGATAGCGGGTTTCGGTTTCCCGGAGGACTTTCCGCAGGGCGATTTTGTACAGGGCAAAACCCAGGTCTTGGGCCACTTCTTTGAGCAGGTCCTGCGCCTCCCGGTCGTCGGCGAGGGTCGTGGGGATGGACATTCCCAAAACTCCATACACCCGCTTTTCGAAAGAGAGTGGTAAGATAACACCGGCATATCCCGGGTTGAGAGCCGAAAGCGGGCATTCCGGGCAGGAGAGATGAAGTTGACGAAAAAGGATGGGACCATATTTTAACGCCTGGTGTACACAGGAAGGAACATTTCCCTGAGAGAACCACCGGTTGATTTCACCTCTAAATGGTTCGCCACTAACAGCAAAGTCGGTAACCTGATTTTCCTCGTCAAGGAGGGCAATCCAGGCATACGCGATTTCCATAGCCTCGGTGAGTTTCTGGCAGGCACCCGCAATGAGGGTGTGGGGGTCTTCTCCCTGGGTGATGAGCTGGTTGACGTTACGGATGGCCAGAAGTGAGCGCTTTAGGGCAATTGCTCGTTCCAGGGTCAGCTGCTCTTTAGTCACGTCATCGAAA contains:
- a CDS encoding HD domain-containing phosphohydrolase; protein product: MSTGEWERLPVRVFQRGNEEIFVLDLVGNLLEAVEKSPLFFRELERHRVGESFEIAFPLQGKVRAKLLRLGEKLLAVLFRSSFHFPFNTLIENDSRDVFYRLHLFPERYFEYVSPSVTSITGYTPQDHYADPDLVLKIIHPDDRKILSEIAEGKWLGKPLSLRWVRKDGTIIWTEQVNVPVYDEVGNLIALEGIARDITERKTLENALQEKSQEFEWLLEHMINAFAVHEAVFDERGCFADFRILYVNRAYEDVVGVKREIIIGRTARELWPDMEKEWFMHLGRVAQTGIPQTFELYHSSTRRYYRCRAYRPWKEGNRYCVVFDDVTKEQLTLERAIALKRSLLAIRNVNQLITQGEDPHTLIAGACQKLTEAMEIAYAWIALLDEENQVTDFAVSGEPFRGEINRWFSQGNVPSCVHQALKYGPILFRQLHLSCPECPLSALNPGYAGVILPLSFEKRVYGVLGMSIPTTLADDREAQDLLKEVAQDLGFALYKIALRKVLRETETRYQLLVENIPGVVYLCAPSLPWTMHYLNDHIEDLTGYPKEEFLAGRITYATLCHPEDIPEMEKRITQALETKKPFHLVYRLRHRDGSWRFVEEWGAGIFAGETVQYLEGFIQDVTTRELARERLEYMVTHDSLTGLYNRQFLENLLESESLSYPVGLILCDINGLRLVNDAFGQKRGDELLSSTALLLQDLMPKQALLFRFGSDEFLSLIPKASETLLRDLSHTLRAGLGNIHLQGVPLSLSIGWSLWEDGSEPFEQVLSRAEQWLHLRKLTETQSAHSAILNLTIRSLRETTQETEIHARRMVKLARLLGETLHLPEKDLEELEFLAQLHDLGKIAIPRAILDKPGPLTPEEWEIVKRHPEVGFRIAQASPDLAPIAPAILAHHERYDGTGYPRGLRGEEIPLLARILAVVDAYDVMRSGRPYKPPMTEEEALVELQRFAGTQFDPLVVDTFIKIIEEAER
- a CDS encoding methylenetetrahydrofolate reductase; this translates as MERLKRKIDCGAHFILTQPIYDSEVLERFLDRFPGTLPPILGGILPLRSARHAEFLHHEVPGITIPDHYRLRMAQASDPKSEGIAIACEIVDRIHDFVAGIYFMPPFERYDMVIEVIKSFSKEV
- a CDS encoding bacteriohemerythrin, with the protein product MLEWSGRYAIGVSEIDRQHRELFQTMNRLLNACSQGSGKDVLPEVFDFLGRYVVEHFATEERYMEQYDYPALPMHRKIHQDFVKTFLGFREKAEAEGPGLGLVVQVNQVLVDWLKNHILNVDQEMGKFLQKKLSHP